In the Candidatus Zymogenus saltonus genome, one interval contains:
- a CDS encoding universal stress protein: MLPVKKILCPVDFSEPSYEALKVAEEISTHFSSELNIVHVVREISSSLYGPEFSDFDVDSYQEELEESAKNKLSEVVKERLPMDLSVKQITLKGKAADQIVNLSDKDDIDLIVIATHGQTGWRHFVFGSVTEKVVRLARCPVLTIHAPREEGD; encoded by the coding sequence ATGTTACCGGTTAAAAAGATACTTTGTCCCGTCGATTTCAGCGAGCCGTCATACGAGGCGCTCAAGGTGGCTGAAGAGATATCGACTCATTTCTCCTCGGAGTTGAACATAGTGCATGTTGTGAGGGAGATCTCAAGCTCGCTGTACGGGCCGGAATTTTCGGACTTCGATGTCGATTCGTATCAGGAGGAACTGGAAGAATCAGCCAAAAATAAGCTGAGTGAGGTAGTCAAAGAGAGGTTGCCGATGGATTTAAGCGTGAAGCAAATTACCTTGAAGGGAAAGGCCGCGGATCAGATAGTCAACCTTTCCGATAAGGACGATATCGACTTGATTGTAATAGCGACCCACGGCCAGACGGGCTGGCGGCACTTTGTCTTCGGCTCGGTAACCGAAAAGGTCGTCAGATTAGCGCGGTGCCCGGTACTTACGATTCATGCCCCGAGAGAAGAGGGTGATTAA
- a CDS encoding universal stress protein, with protein MLTIKKILCPVDFSEPSYEALRIAGELASNFSAELCVIHVVTENINFDGLVNILSLDVKSIQQRILEKYKKKLKKVIEKKVSMNVRVDPIVFEGNPAGDIVKIAELENPDIIVMATHGQTGWRHLVFGSVAEKVVRLTKYPVLTINAPQKQRRMMSQQS; from the coding sequence ATGTTGACGATAAAAAAGATTCTTTGCCCGGTCGACTTCAGCGAGCCGTCATACGAAGCGCTCAGAATTGCCGGCGAGTTGGCCTCGAATTTCTCCGCCGAGCTGTGTGTTATTCACGTGGTCACGGAAAACATCAACTTCGACGGTCTTGTTAATATTTTAAGCTTGGATGTCAAATCGATTCAGCAGAGAATTTTGGAAAAATACAAGAAAAAGTTAAAAAAAGTAATCGAGAAAAAGGTCTCTATGAATGTTCGCGTGGATCCGATAGTCTTCGAGGGGAATCCGGCAGGCGACATAGTAAAGATCGCCGAGCTTGAGAACCCCGACATCATCGTTATGGCGACCCACGGCCAGACGGGCTGGCGGCATCTCGTTTTCGGCTCCGTGGCCGAAAAGGTCGTCAGGCTCACGAAGTATCCCGTTCTTACGATCAACGCCCCACAAAAACAGAGAAGGATGATGTCGCAGCAGAGTTGA
- a CDS encoding XylR N-terminal domain-containing protein: MKNLKHWDSKDALEEIKNSLSVDEDEMFTMLGRRIVITPQATFGLMMRSAADLGGINAAKIFMRKAGYEIGTDMAKIMKELLKLQGEELITFYCETAGKRGWGFNIIEEIDVERGLFKTNLYFSPFVTGFPERSKVSVCDFQAGAIEGMFNATGKKVQIVETKCVAKGDDVCVFENKK, translated from the coding sequence ATGAAAAATTTGAAACACTGGGATTCCAAAGACGCTTTAGAAGAGATAAAAAATTCCTTATCGGTGGATGAGGATGAGATGTTCACGATGCTTGGAAGGAGAATCGTCATCACGCCTCAGGCCACATTCGGTCTCATGATGCGCTCGGCGGCCGACCTCGGTGGAATAAACGCGGCAAAGATTTTCATGAGGAAGGCTGGATATGAAATCGGTACAGATATGGCCAAGATCATGAAAGAGCTTTTAAAGCTTCAAGGAGAAGAGCTTATTACCTTTTACTGTGAGACCGCGGGGAAAAGGGGTTGGGGCTTCAATATAATTGAAGAGATTGACGTGGAGAGGGGACTTTTTAAGACGAATCTCTACTTTTCTCCTTTCGTCACCGGTTTTCCTGAGAGATCCAAGGTCTCCGTCTGCGATTTTCAGGCGGGAGCGATTGAGGGGATGTTTAACGCCACAGGGAAAAAGGTACAGATTGTCGAGACCAAATGCGTGGCAAAGGGGGACGATGTCTGTGTGTTTGAAAATAAGAAGTAA
- a CDS encoding universal stress protein, with the protein MEDLNRPIKNILVPVDFSETSRVLAHYANIFSEKFKAKIHLLHVFQEYEGLTKLVLTNKVLENLMDELDDSGVKEMGDFCRKYIDKNVEYETLFLKGDPFKEILETIKDRNIDLVIMGTHGKTRFDHFFFGKTADRVVRNANCPVMTVRVTSW; encoded by the coding sequence ATGGAAGACTTGAACAGGCCCATAAAAAACATTCTTGTACCTGTTGATTTCTCCGAAACATCGAGGGTCCTCGCCCATTACGCCAACATCTTTTCGGAGAAATTTAAGGCAAAAATCCATCTACTTCATGTTTTTCAGGAATATGAAGGGTTAACGAAGCTCGTTCTGACAAACAAGGTACTGGAAAACCTGATGGACGAGCTTGACGATTCCGGCGTAAAGGAGATGGGGGATTTTTGTAGAAAATATATCGACAAAAATGTCGAGTACGAAACATTATTTTTAAAAGGCGACCCTTTCAAAGAGATCTTGGAGACCATCAAGGATAGAAATATCGACCTGGTCATTATGGGGACCCACGGCAAAACGAGGTTTGACCATTTCTTTTTCGGCAAGACGGCTGACAGGGTGGTACGAAATGCCAACTGCCCGGTAATGACGGTCAGGGTTACATCTTGGTAG
- a CDS encoding GNAT family N-acetyltransferase, with the protein MKSGGVVEKEAYKEKYPEKLLETDKIFERIHRGDRIFISTGCGEPSYLVGEIIKYVESHPKAVVDAEIFHVWTLGVAPYADDKFKSNFRHNSFFIGDNTRGAVNQGNADYTPVFLSEVPSLLNRNMIPVDVALIQTTPPDSHGYMSLGISVDIVKAAVENASLVIAQINSNMPRVHGDGFIHIEQVDFLVPHDEPLMEYEDRIPDEISQRIGNYVSRIIQDGDTIQVGYGSIPNAILSNLKDKKHLGVHTELLTDGIVELMKAGVIDNSQKSLDRGKTVATFSMGKKKTYDYIHDNPSVEFKSVDYTNNPLIIARHENMAAINSALEVDLTGQATAESIGNTFYSGIGGQADFMRGAVLARGGKTILTIQSTAEGESISRIVPYLKEGEGVTLNRGDIHYVVTEYGIAYLHGKNIRERAMELISIAHPKFRPWLIDEAKKLNFIYRDQAFITGEFGEYPEHLEAYRTTRTGLKILLRPVKISDEPLLKEFFYDLSDETLYRRFMSMRKDMPHDRLQNFVVIDYTRDMIILAVLKEEEKETILGMAQYISDEKSLQVEAAIVVKDEFHRQGIGWELVQYLVLLVKRKGLTGVMASVLIENRPMMRLLEKSGFDIEKESIQGVYEMKLNFR; encoded by the coding sequence ATAAAAAGTGGAGGTGTGGTGGAAAAGGAAGCTTATAAAGAAAAATATCCCGAGAAGCTGCTGGAGACCGATAAAATATTTGAACGCATACACCGCGGCGACAGGATATTTATAAGCACCGGATGTGGAGAGCCGAGCTATCTCGTGGGGGAAATCATAAAATATGTTGAATCCCACCCGAAGGCGGTGGTGGATGCGGAGATATTTCACGTGTGGACCCTCGGCGTCGCCCCCTACGCCGATGACAAATTCAAGAGCAACTTTCGCCACAACTCCTTTTTCATAGGGGACAATACAAGAGGCGCCGTCAACCAAGGAAACGCGGATTACACGCCCGTGTTTCTATCCGAGGTTCCGAGTCTGCTGAACCGAAATATGATACCGGTGGACGTGGCCCTTATTCAAACCACACCCCCTGACAGTCACGGCTACATGAGTCTCGGGATAAGCGTGGATATTGTAAAGGCGGCGGTAGAAAATGCGTCCCTTGTGATCGCGCAGATAAACTCGAACATGCCCAGAGTACACGGAGACGGATTCATCCATATTGAACAGGTCGATTTTCTCGTTCCCCACGATGAGCCCTTGATGGAGTATGAGGATCGGATTCCGGACGAGATCTCTCAAAGAATCGGGAATTACGTAAGTCGCATCATTCAGGACGGCGACACAATACAGGTGGGATACGGAAGCATCCCGAACGCGATACTGTCGAACCTGAAAGACAAGAAGCACCTCGGCGTCCACACGGAGCTTTTGACCGACGGGATCGTGGAGCTGATGAAAGCGGGCGTCATAGATAATTCACAAAAAAGCCTGGATCGTGGAAAGACCGTCGCCACTTTCTCAATGGGAAAGAAGAAGACCTACGATTACATCCACGACAACCCGAGCGTCGAGTTCAAGTCGGTGGATTATACCAACAATCCCCTGATTATCGCCCGCCACGAAAACATGGCCGCAATCAACAGCGCCCTGGAGGTCGATTTGACGGGTCAGGCTACCGCCGAGTCGATCGGCAACACCTTCTACAGCGGGATCGGCGGACAGGCGGACTTCATGAGGGGGGCAGTCCTGGCCCGTGGGGGAAAAACCATCTTGACCATTCAGTCGACGGCGGAAGGGGAGAGTATTTCGAGGATAGTGCCCTATCTCAAGGAGGGGGAGGGAGTGACCCTAAACAGGGGCGATATTCATTACGTGGTTACCGAATACGGGATCGCGTACCTGCACGGTAAAAACATCCGGGAGAGGGCCATGGAGCTCATTTCCATAGCCCACCCGAAATTCAGGCCCTGGCTAATAGATGAGGCAAAAAAGCTCAATTTCATATACAGAGACCAGGCCTTTATTACGGGGGAGTTCGGGGAATACCCGGAGCACCTCGAGGCATACAGGACTACAAGGACCGGTCTCAAAATACTTCTCAGGCCGGTAAAGATCAGCGACGAGCCTCTCCTCAAGGAGTTCTTCTACGATCTTTCGGACGAGACCCTCTACCGGAGGTTCATGTCGATGAGGAAAGATATGCCCCACGACAGACTGCAAAACTTCGTTGTGATCGATTACACCAGGGATATGATAATCCTCGCCGTCTTGAAAGAGGAGGAAAAGGAAACCATCCTCGGTATGGCCCAATACATCTCGGATGAGAAGTCCCTCCAGGTGGAGGCGGCCATAGTGGTCAAAGACGAATTTCACAGGCAGGGGATTGGGTGGGAGCTGGTCCAATATCTGGTGCTTCTGGTAAAGAGGAAGGGGCTGACTGGCGTCATGGCCTCGGTATTGATAGAAAACAGACCTATGATGAGGCTTTTAGAAAAGAGCGGATTCGATATAGAAAAGGAGAGCATCCAGGGTGTCTACGAGATGAAACTGAATTTTAGATAA
- a CDS encoding 4-hydroxybutyrate CoA-transferase encodes MDWQKDYKKKLVTSDEAAAVIKSGDTVGMPGGCSQPVDVVNALCKRKDELENVTLYSGISMYPYEVFKPEYKGHINFISLFVGPLERAFLKGGNVDPISYHFSHARAISFKADCNIFMCEVSEPDERGYMSFGPVGAYNNEIMMQIADIVIIQVNKQTPFVFGNQTVTHVSNVDYIVESDHPLPEIPEIPISDVEKKIGTLIAERIPDGATIQIGIGAVSDAVGNLLVDKKDLGVHTEMMTNCMMNLAKKGVITGSKKSFHPGKMVAAFAIGNKELYDFIDRNPVCEFCPVYYANDVNNIAKNDNMISINNTMTVDLTGQCASESLGFSMFSGTGGQLDFVRGATKSKGGMSFLALPSTVETKSGTLSRVVTQFKPGTIVTTPRSDVQYIVTEYGIADMWLKSVPQRIKEMISIAHPDFRDELEKEAREVGLLY; translated from the coding sequence TTGGACTGGCAAAAAGATTATAAGAAGAAGTTGGTAACGAGCGACGAAGCAGCGGCGGTAATCAAGTCGGGAGACACGGTGGGCATGCCGGGCGGATGCAGCCAGCCCGTCGATGTCGTCAATGCGCTCTGCAAGAGAAAGGACGAGCTCGAAAACGTGACGCTCTATTCCGGAATATCTATGTATCCCTATGAAGTCTTCAAGCCGGAATACAAGGGCCATATTAATTTTATATCTTTATTTGTAGGACCGCTGGAGCGTGCGTTTCTGAAGGGAGGGAACGTCGATCCGATTTCATATCATTTCTCCCATGCCCGCGCCATAAGCTTCAAGGCCGACTGCAACATATTTATGTGTGAGGTTTCGGAGCCGGACGAGAGGGGCTACATGAGCTTCGGCCCAGTGGGGGCGTACAACAACGAGATAATGATGCAGATCGCCGATATCGTGATCATTCAGGTAAATAAGCAGACCCCCTTCGTCTTCGGCAATCAGACCGTCACCCATGTCAGCAACGTTGACTACATCGTGGAGAGCGATCATCCCCTTCCGGAAATACCGGAGATACCGATCAGCGACGTGGAAAAAAAGATCGGAACCCTGATCGCGGAGCGCATTCCTGACGGGGCCACGATACAGATCGGCATCGGAGCGGTGTCCGACGCCGTCGGAAACCTCTTGGTCGACAAGAAAGACCTGGGCGTTCACACCGAGATGATGACCAACTGCATGATGAACCTGGCGAAGAAGGGGGTCATCACCGGCAGTAAGAAGAGTTTCCACCCGGGCAAGATGGTGGCGGCGTTTGCCATCGGGAACAAGGAACTGTACGATTTTATCGACCGCAACCCGGTGTGCGAGTTTTGCCCCGTCTACTACGCCAACGATGTAAACAACATCGCTAAAAACGACAACATGATCTCGATAAACAACACCATGACCGTAGACCTGACCGGCCAGTGCGCCTCGGAGTCCCTCGGCTTCAGCATGTTCAGCGGCACCGGCGGGCAGCTCGATTTTGTCAGGGGAGCCACCAAGTCGAAGGGGGGGATGTCCTTTCTCGCCCTTCCCTCCACGGTGGAAACAAAATCAGGGACCTTATCGCGCGTCGTCACGCAGTTTAAGCCGGGGACGATAGTCACAACCCCGAGGTCGGATGTTCAGTATATCGTCACCGAATACGGCATCGCGGACATGTGGCTCAAAAGCGTCCCCCAGAGGATAAAGGAGATGATCTCCATTGCCCATCCGGACTTCCGTGACGAGCTGGAAAAAGAGGCGAGAGAGGTGGGATTGCTGTATTAG
- a CDS encoding AtpZ/AtpI family protein — protein sequence MREKEGRKDFFKRMFYLSTMGLSMAFAIFIGLGVGIFLDNHYKTHPLFTMILLIAGILAGFRNIYVLFVKYGLQKGKKDVGDEIKDASKKIPDWAISMGKKRDVRGKETKKSSDSSTSNSNK from the coding sequence ATGAGAGAAAAAGAGGGAAGGAAAGATTTCTTTAAGAGGATGTTTTACTTGAGCACCATGGGCCTCTCAATGGCGTTTGCAATCTTTATAGGCCTCGGCGTCGGTATATTCCTTGACAATCACTACAAAACACACCCACTTTTTACAATGATCTTACTGATAGCGGGGATATTGGCAGGATTCAGGAATATATACGTCCTTTTTGTAAAATACGGATTACAGAAGGGCAAGAAGGATGTGGGCGATGAGATTAAAGATGCAAGCAAGAAGATCCCGGACTGGGCGATCTCTATGGGAAAGAAAAGGGATGTTAGAGGCAAGGAAACCAAAAAGAGCTCGGACTCTTCGACCTCAAACTCCAATAAGTAA
- the atpE gene encoding ATP synthase F0 subunit C, whose product MATLIYMASILGACLAIGLGVVGPGAGMGHAVRGAMEGMARNPQQYSRLLGTMMIGLAIIESLAIYALIISLIVLFANPFIAKMGL is encoded by the coding sequence CTGGCGACCTTAATCTACATGGCCTCTATCCTCGGAGCCTGTCTGGCAATTGGATTGGGCGTTGTCGGGCCCGGAGCCGGAATGGGACATGCGGTGAGGGGTGCAATGGAGGGAATGGCCAGGAATCCACAACAATACAGCAGGCTTCTCGGCACCATGATGATCGGACTTGCGATTATCGAATCCCTTGCGATCTACGCGCTCATCATATCGCTGATCGTACTTTTCGCCAATCCATTTATAGCGAAAATGGGTTTATAA